The following are from one region of the Methanospirillum hungatei genome:
- a CDS encoding metal ABC transporter solute-binding protein, Zn/Mn family — protein sequence MKKVSLKLKSSLSPVSTMVRDPNNSLKIFISLLIVTIFIILSGGCLGTDLQNGPQSDFIIACTIPPQEEFIRAITGNEEVSVLVMVPQSASPHTFEPTPSQIAALEKADLYLSLGSGIEFENRWLSRIQNQYPKLPIVNTSKNVHFLPASHDSHDAQDMTDLIHENGNTERNDPHVWVSLRNAALIINESCGAISGIRPEMKNSFEINRDVYLRKLSDLDNTILQSLKDRSSQTILVYHPAFGYLCRDYNLTQLAVEENGQEPSAQKLAEIVTRAKEEGIEYVFTEPESSTREAETLAREINGTIILISPLASDYLENMHRVAQKISGTL from the coding sequence ATGAAAAAAGTAAGCTTAAAGCTAAAATCAAGTCTTTCTCCTGTATCAACAATGGTGAGAGATCCTAATAACTCTCTAAAAATTTTTATTTCTCTTTTGATTGTTACGATTTTTATAATTCTATCCGGGGGCTGTCTTGGAACTGACCTCCAAAATGGACCACAATCAGATTTCATTATTGCCTGCACCATTCCACCCCAGGAAGAATTTATTCGGGCGATCACCGGTAATGAGGAGGTGTCGGTACTAGTTATGGTTCCACAAAGTGCAAGCCCACACACATTTGAACCAACACCATCACAAATTGCAGCACTGGAAAAAGCTGATCTCTATCTGTCATTGGGATCTGGAATAGAATTTGAAAACAGATGGCTATCCAGAATTCAAAACCAGTACCCAAAACTTCCAATTGTGAATACATCAAAAAATGTTCATTTCTTACCTGCATCTCATGATAGCCATGATGCTCAAGATATGACTGATTTGATACATGAGAACGGGAATACAGAGCGTAATGATCCTCATGTCTGGGTATCTTTACGAAATGCGGCTCTTATCATAAACGAATCTTGTGGTGCCATCTCTGGAATTAGGCCTGAAATGAAGAATTCGTTTGAAATAAACAGGGATGTATATCTGCGTAAGTTATCTGATTTGGATAATACAATACTTCAGTCTCTGAAAGATCGATCTTCACAGACCATTTTGGTCTATCATCCGGCATTTGGATATTTATGTAGGGATTATAATCTTACTCAACTTGCTGTCGAAGAAAACGGGCAAGAGCCATCAGCACAAAAACTTGCTGAAATCGTTACCCGAGCAAAAGAAGAGGGTATTGAATATGTTTTTACTGAACCAGAAAGCTCAACCCGGGAAGCTGAGACCCTTGCACGGGAAATCAATGGAACCATAATACTTATAAGTCCCCTGGCATCAGATTATCTTGAAAATATGCATCGTGTTGCTCAAAAAATTTCAGGTACCTTATGA
- a CDS encoding metal ABC transporter substrate-binding protein: protein MKYSGLLLILGIIIALIPGAMALNVVTTTSVLWDPVQEIGGEDVNVVYIADPTVCPHLQGDILPGLIQKNAENLEKADLFLAHNASMDIATMQAIEKFRDSNGYGKTTWKVLKPDTVWNTPDTAVELADTVLGWLKAADTTKANAFEERAQAYKEKIMAAGNLTDEEKGLLAKKYAVAIAWQRDSVENWLGINVIDVFAPEFALGGNKTPAKIVDALKADPQKLYALDLLPGGGKIYVIENMQSGEMAKGIAEALEDMAIYSNRVIFTNFPKSVEGVNSIPDVLKYNKNLILQ from the coding sequence ATGAAGTATTCAGGATTATTACTTATTCTGGGGATCATCATTGCTCTTATTCCAGGGGCAATGGCCCTGAACGTTGTTACAACGACAAGTGTTCTTTGGGATCCGGTGCAGGAGATTGGAGGAGAGGATGTAAATGTGGTGTACATCGCTGATCCAACCGTCTGCCCGCACCTGCAGGGAGATATTCTGCCCGGCCTGATTCAGAAGAATGCTGAAAATCTTGAGAAAGCAGACCTGTTTTTGGCACATAATGCAAGCATGGATATTGCTACCATGCAGGCGATTGAAAAATTCCGTGATTCCAATGGATATGGAAAGACCACCTGGAAGGTATTAAAACCCGATACAGTCTGGAATACTCCTGATACCGCCGTGGAACTCGCCGATACCGTCCTTGGATGGCTGAAAGCAGCAGATACAACCAAAGCCAACGCATTTGAGGAACGTGCACAGGCATACAAAGAGAAGATTATGGCGGCTGGAAACCTGACCGATGAAGAAAAGGGTCTGCTTGCAAAGAAGTATGCCGTTGCCATTGCCTGGCAGAGAGATTCGGTTGAGAACTGGCTTGGAATAAACGTTATCGATGTATTTGCCCCGGAGTTTGCACTCGGTGGAAATAAGACCCCTGCAAAGATTGTTGATGCCTTAAAAGCTGACCCGCAGAAACTTTATGCACTTGACCTCCTGCCAGGTGGCGGAAAGATCTACGTTATTGAAAATATGCAATCCGGGGAGATGGCTAAAGGAATTGCAGAAGCACTAGAGGACATGGCAATTTATTCGAACAGGGTCATTTTTACCAATTTCCCAAAGTCAGTGGAAGGAGTAAATTCTATTCCGGATGTACTGAAATACAACAAAAACCTGATACTTCAGTAA
- a CDS encoding formylmethanofuran dehydrogenase subunit E family protein: MKWHEHCHYMELPREYPVTELARFHGHLGPFIVIGYRMGRYALQNLGDNPFAIKASVYCSGTTPQSCLADGIQLGSGCTLGKGNIEIVKSDVVYSEFSSDGAKIRLKPLGLKQLPQDTPDYELEIEKYAADLYTLPDDQLFSVEVLS; the protein is encoded by the coding sequence ATGAAATGGCATGAGCACTGCCACTATATGGAACTCCCCCGTGAATACCCTGTTACGGAACTCGCCAGATTTCATGGACATCTGGGCCCGTTTATTGTTATCGGATATCGGATGGGGAGATATGCGTTGCAAAACCTAGGTGACAATCCTTTTGCTATCAAAGCCAGTGTGTACTGTTCAGGCACTACCCCACAGTCATGCCTTGCTGATGGCATTCAGCTTGGAAGCGGGTGCACCCTTGGAAAAGGCAATATCGAGATCGTGAAATCTGATGTCGTATACAGCGAGTTCTCATCTGACGGTGCAAAAATTCGTCTGAAACCACTTGGATTAAAACAGTTACCCCAGGATACACCGGATTATGAGCTTGAGATCGAGAAATATGCTGCTGACTTGTATACCCTCCCTGATGACCAGCTCTTCTCGGTTGAGGTACTCTCATGA
- a CDS encoding PAS domain S-box protein, giving the protein MIFSTFSRRLAGLILILLLFSLIALVFLWYAGSLDIIDDEFHNRQNLTDQILMQSIIWIDRGISLYELQYIPSLEKAMELYQDAYLKSGGNITDLDLELLKQQAERELGDSWDFYLVDENGIVLKSTFKNDIGLDFKIWPSFYELVSQIRTNGTFVPDRMVKGYAQNAPYRKFAYMGTPDGRYLLEVSRNFQYLLPKASGASYKELIHNLPQLNPDIISLELYNSKYEVVSRFTSDNTPKNPTTNTLQQIIRTFSERKNSEETDIESGNIVRYTHLAINDTDSPSASEMFLVARTEYSTENRDQKKVALTIILGGFLLLTGFVASGVAIAGSRYLSKPINRIVEDIQYIADGDLDHKIRESGSSEFLVIEKAITQLVTSLKQTIASLKKREEELMDELSKRWRAEQNYRRLFESAHEAIFILKGTTIESCNNAATNLVGRNLKEVIGKEIYELSPPIQQDGSVSSTACTRIMNKVIQGEISKIEWDLERKDGTIIETEAQCSAVLSGDDIMVMALFRDVTELKEMRKREIKAIIQIEDNLVNLAAINDQIRNPLTAISILNEMQDGEFKIKIQEQVKAIDELINEVDKHFINTDKVRLFLIKHYGIHQKSEYKKEQKD; this is encoded by the coding sequence TTGATTTTTTCTACTTTTTCACGAAGACTTGCAGGTCTGATTCTAATTTTACTCCTTTTTTCATTGATAGCCCTTGTTTTTCTCTGGTATGCCGGTTCATTAGATATAATTGATGATGAATTCCATAATCGTCAGAACCTGACTGATCAGATCCTGATGCAATCAATAATATGGATCGACCGTGGGATATCCCTCTATGAACTACAATATATCCCCTCACTCGAAAAGGCGATGGAATTATATCAGGATGCATACCTAAAATCCGGCGGAAATATTACTGATCTTGATCTTGAACTATTAAAACAACAGGCTGAGAGAGAGCTTGGAGACAGTTGGGACTTTTATCTTGTCGACGAAAATGGAATTGTCCTGAAAAGCACTTTCAAAAATGATATAGGACTTGACTTTAAAATCTGGCCTTCATTTTATGAACTTGTGAGTCAAATCAGGACAAATGGCACTTTTGTTCCTGACCGGATGGTGAAAGGCTATGCGCAAAATGCACCATATCGGAAATTCGCATATATGGGAACTCCTGATGGGCGGTATTTATTAGAAGTGAGCAGGAATTTTCAGTATCTCCTTCCAAAGGCATCAGGGGCATCGTATAAGGAACTGATCCATAACCTTCCTCAACTAAATCCGGATATAATCTCCCTTGAGTTGTACAATTCTAAATATGAAGTTGTATCTAGATTTACATCAGACAACACACCCAAAAATCCGACAACCAATACACTTCAGCAGATCATCCGTACATTCTCAGAAAGAAAAAATTCTGAGGAAACGGATATAGAAAGTGGAAACATTGTTCGATACACGCATCTCGCAATAAATGATACTGACTCTCCATCAGCTTCTGAAATGTTCCTGGTTGCACGGACTGAATACTCAACAGAGAACCGGGATCAGAAAAAAGTTGCACTGACAATCATTTTGGGTGGATTTTTACTGCTCACCGGGTTTGTTGCATCCGGAGTCGCAATTGCAGGTTCACGGTATCTTTCCAAACCAATTAACCGGATTGTGGAGGATATTCAATATATCGCAGATGGAGATCTTGACCACAAAATACGAGAATCAGGTTCTTCAGAATTTCTGGTCATTGAAAAAGCGATTACCCAGCTTGTAACCAGCCTCAAACAAACAATTGCCAGTTTGAAGAAGAGAGAAGAAGAACTGATGGATGAACTCAGCAAGAGATGGAGGGCTGAACAAAATTATCGAAGACTCTTTGAATCTGCCCATGAGGCTATCTTCATACTAAAGGGGACAACAATTGAGAGTTGTAATAATGCTGCAACTAATCTTGTGGGTAGAAATCTCAAAGAAGTGATTGGGAAAGAGATTTACGAATTATCTCCACCTATCCAGCAGGATGGTTCTGTATCAAGCACTGCTTGTACACGGATTATGAATAAGGTCATACAAGGTGAGATTTCTAAAATCGAATGGGATTTAGAGAGAAAAGATGGCACTATTATTGAAACAGAAGCACAGTGTAGTGCTGTCTTGTCAGGCGACGATATTATGGTTATGGCATTATTCCGGGATGTCACTGAACTAAAAGAGATGCGAAAAAGAGAAATAAAGGCAATAATTCAGATTGAAGATAATCTTGTAAACCTGGCGGCAATTAATGATCAGATCAGAAATCCCCTCACAGCAATTTCTATCTTAAACGAAATGCAGGACGGGGAATTTAAAATAAAAATACAGGAGCAAGTAAAAGCTATCGATGAACTAATCAATGAAGTTGACAAACACTTTATTAATACTGATAAAGTTCGTCTTTTCCTTATAAAGCATTATGGAATCCACCAGAAGAGTGAGTACAAAAAAGAACAAAAGGATTAA
- a CDS encoding metal ABC transporter ATP-binding protein gives MTRGTDDIIQLENVWTTYEGADLPVIKDVTLEIKHGEFVVIGGPNGAGKTTLLETIAGLLPIVDGSVQVCGHDVVKDGCAARKKIGYVIQNFDFHPYTPFTVEEVVLMGRFGKIGWLKRHSSRDMDKVTSAIHQLGLTLMQKNQIGKLSGGQQQKVLIAQNLAKEPEVLLLDEPFSNLDMITREEVSKLLCQIADGGIPVLIVSHAFDALPDREIRVVVMQHGEIILNQLSHPSEVGNLVRSASVAA, from the coding sequence ATGACCAGGGGAACAGACGATATCATTCAATTAGAGAATGTCTGGACGACCTATGAGGGCGCAGACCTACCAGTTATTAAAGACGTCACGCTCGAAATCAAACATGGTGAATTTGTGGTGATTGGAGGACCAAACGGTGCGGGAAAAACGACCTTGTTAGAGACCATTGCAGGACTGCTTCCCATCGTTGATGGGAGTGTTCAGGTCTGCGGTCATGATGTTGTGAAGGACGGGTGTGCTGCACGAAAGAAGATCGGATATGTCATCCAGAATTTTGATTTTCACCCATATACTCCCTTCACCGTTGAGGAAGTTGTTCTCATGGGGCGGTTTGGAAAGATCGGATGGCTGAAACGTCATTCCAGTAGGGACATGGACAAGGTCACGTCGGCCATTCACCAGCTGGGCCTTACTCTCATGCAGAAGAACCAGATTGGTAAACTCTCCGGAGGTCAGCAGCAAAAGGTGCTTATTGCACAAAACCTTGCAAAAGAGCCGGAAGTCCTCCTGCTTGACGAGCCGTTCAGCAACCTTGACATGATAACCAGGGAAGAGGTCAGCAAACTCCTCTGTCAGATTGCGGATGGAGGCATTCCGGTCCTGATCGTCTCTCATGCATTTGATGCCCTGCCTGACCGGGAGATCAGGGTCGTTGTCATGCAACATGGGGAAATCATCCTTAATCAGCTCTCACATCCATCTGAAGTAGGAAACCTGGTTCGATCTGCTTCGGTGGCAGCCTGA
- the mobB gene encoding molybdopterin-guanine dinucleotide biosynthesis protein B has product MKILHIAGWSGSGKTTYILQLCSHLVLLGRTATIKHIGSHHSKLPVGKDTTLHFQSGADPAIGIDEEKTSACFHSVNLDDALNFLSDAGVQYAVIEGFKSRPFQKILIGDLDCSFLLKSPEIPQVLSVLDQFDDWYTLPGLVNEMRVQHPDDNILTWSGYTTDYKNTVDFCAEVEKDFLAKSHITSIRIRVQKWSDSDNFPVYVALSAKDPLIAVQYLSDAMQRISPYVMQSMQDNRSEKDPRI; this is encoded by the coding sequence ATGAAAATCCTTCATATAGCCGGGTGGTCAGGCTCTGGGAAAACAACATATATTCTTCAGCTCTGTTCACACCTTGTTTTACTTGGGAGAACAGCGACTATCAAACATATTGGAAGTCATCACAGTAAACTACCGGTTGGAAAGGACACAACACTGCACTTTCAGTCTGGAGCTGATCCTGCAATTGGGATTGATGAAGAAAAAACATCTGCTTGTTTTCACAGTGTAAACCTTGACGACGCCCTGAATTTTCTTTCCGATGCAGGTGTTCAATATGCAGTTATTGAAGGTTTTAAGAGCAGACCATTTCAAAAGATTCTTATTGGAGATTTGGATTGTTCGTTCCTGTTAAAAAGTCCAGAGATTCCACAGGTTTTATCCGTTCTCGATCAGTTTGATGATTGGTATACACTCCCCGGTCTTGTAAATGAGATGCGAGTTCAGCACCCTGATGATAATATCCTGACATGGTCAGGATATACAACAGATTATAAAAATACTGTTGATTTTTGTGCAGAGGTTGAAAAAGATTTTTTAGCTAAATCACATATCACTAGTATTCGGATTCGCGTTCAAAAATGGTCTGATTCCGACAATTTTCCGGTGTATGTGGCATTATCTGCAAAAGATCCACTTATTGCTGTACAATATTTGTCTGACGCCATGCAGAGAATTTCTCCTTATGTGATGCAATCAATGCAGGATAATCGTTCTGAAAAAGATCCACGTATATGA
- a CDS encoding metal-dependent transcriptional regulator — translation MAIRIDTPQKIRFLKFIYSQKDGVKSGDIAGKFGIRTSTVTRSLHELGEAGYIRYDPYQKVVLTTEGENITRFIQRRHRILSLMLNRAGLSEHDACEQAEKIEHLVPKEHVDQICRSLGHPRKAACGIIERDPACCGDFI, via the coding sequence ATGGCAATCCGGATCGATACACCACAAAAAATCCGGTTTTTAAAGTTTATTTATTCACAAAAAGATGGGGTAAAGTCCGGAGATATTGCAGGGAAATTTGGGATCCGGACATCTACTGTCACCCGTTCTCTGCATGAACTTGGGGAGGCCGGGTATATCAGGTATGATCCCTATCAGAAAGTGGTACTTACTACCGAAGGGGAGAATATAACTCGTTTTATTCAGAGGAGACATCGGATTCTTTCTCTGATGTTAAATAGAGCGGGCCTTTCTGAGCATGATGCATGTGAACAGGCCGAAAAAATCGAGCATCTGGTACCAAAAGAGCATGTTGATCAGATATGCCGGTCACTTGGACATCCAAGGAAAGCCGCTTGTGGTATTATTGAGCGTGATCCGGCCTGTTGTGGAGATTTTATATGA
- a CDS encoding metal ABC transporter permease, with product MIEALGFEFFRSALVAGLLASVICGIIGSYVVVKHMISVAGGISHAAFGGIGLGYLIGIDPLVGAFWFTLGIASLIWVLVERAKEHIDTLIGAFWAGGMAFGILCLSLTPGYTPDLFSYLFGNILLVPPEHLTIIAVLGCLVFFLFLVLYPVMQAVAFDSEYAQISGLPTRWLHLLILVLIAISVVVLIQVVGIILVIALLTLPAAIARPFSKTLKGMMILATCTSMVLTTTGIMLSWLYDVPSGSTIILLGVAFYLLVSFGRSILIRRNSISLNFT from the coding sequence ATGATAGAGGCACTCGGGTTTGAATTTTTTCGTTCTGCTTTGGTAGCAGGACTCCTTGCATCCGTTATCTGTGGTATTATTGGCAGTTACGTTGTTGTCAAACACATGATTTCAGTTGCAGGAGGAATTTCACATGCAGCATTCGGTGGAATTGGGCTTGGATATCTGATAGGCATCGATCCACTCGTGGGAGCTTTTTGGTTCACACTAGGAATAGCATCTCTTATATGGGTACTTGTAGAACGAGCAAAAGAGCATATTGATACTCTTATTGGGGCATTTTGGGCTGGGGGTATGGCTTTTGGTATATTGTGCCTCTCCCTGACACCTGGATACACCCCTGATTTGTTCAGTTATCTCTTTGGTAATATCCTGCTTGTTCCACCTGAACATTTAACCATAATCGCAGTACTTGGGTGTCTGGTTTTTTTTCTGTTCCTCGTGTTATATCCGGTAATGCAGGCAGTTGCCTTTGATTCAGAATATGCACAGATATCTGGTCTTCCAACCAGGTGGCTTCACTTGTTAATTCTTGTCCTTATTGCAATCTCTGTTGTTGTTTTGATCCAGGTGGTTGGCATTATTCTTGTTATTGCTCTTCTGACTCTTCCGGCAGCAATAGCGCGTCCATTTTCTAAAACCCTGAAAGGAATGATGATCCTGGCAACATGTACCAGTATGGTTCTTACCACTACAGGCATCATGCTCTCATGGTTGTATGATGTGCCATCTGGTTCAACAATAATTCTCCTTGGAGTGGCTTTTTATCTCCTTGTTTCATTTGGAAGGAGTATTCTGATCAGAAGGAATTCAATCAGCTTGAATTTTACTTGA
- a CDS encoding type III secretion system effector protein, translated as MEKFHILAIILILFILSECCFADEQSPSFAAFGQISFSEDVTDESVPIGPVSEYQYGTTKISAIFPYMFMEDGITVDVLWLYNGEWFYSTEEEWDEGEEGITHRTISWEDDRVLDSGTYTLQLLINDQLARSAEIEVLQPEEEVTTEPSRNLEDLIDPDLMQAWEILAYSNNDLLEDLAGLVTDYGIELVLTEEIDSNGQYVYVHEKKEPGKVYIAWDYWKRKSWEEVSGTLAHELTHAVQHLTSDEKTFGCTIEREYEAYMAEFYVLMETGREDILMDSWSAIYNPKTGKIWKSELWKALKETYSSCPEY; from the coding sequence ATGGAAAAATTTCACATTCTGGCAATCATTTTAATCCTGTTTATTCTATCTGAGTGTTGTTTCGCAGATGAGCAATCCCCAAGTTTTGCAGCTTTTGGACAAATTTCATTCTCCGAAGATGTCACTGATGAGAGTGTTCCAATTGGTCCTGTATCAGAATACCAATATGGAACGACCAAGATCAGTGCAATTTTCCCTTACATGTTTATGGAAGATGGGATAACTGTCGATGTTCTATGGCTCTATAATGGTGAATGGTTTTATTCAACAGAAGAAGAATGGGATGAAGGAGAAGAAGGGATTACCCATCGAACCATTTCCTGGGAAGATGACAGGGTCCTAGATTCGGGAACTTATACACTCCAGCTTTTAATTAATGATCAACTTGCAAGATCTGCAGAAATTGAAGTTTTGCAACCAGAAGAAGAGGTAACTACTGAGCCCTCCAGAAACCTGGAAGACTTAATTGATCCTGATCTCATGCAAGCATGGGAGATACTTGCCTATTCAAATAATGACCTCCTCGAAGATCTAGCAGGGCTTGTAACAGATTATGGAATTGAGCTTGTACTCACTGAAGAGATTGATTCAAATGGGCAGTATGTTTATGTTCATGAAAAAAAGGAACCCGGGAAGGTATACATAGCCTGGGATTATTGGAAAAGAAAATCCTGGGAAGAAGTCAGTGGGACCCTCGCACACGAACTGACACATGCAGTACAGCACCTCACTAGTGATGAAAAGACCTTTGGATGCACTATTGAACGAGAATATGAGGCATATATGGCAGAATTTTATGTCCTCATGGAAACGGGCAGAGAAGATATTCTAATGGACTCATGGTCAGCAATCTATAATCCGAAGACTGGAAAGATATGGAAAAGTGAGCTTTGGAAAGCTCTGAAAGAAACATATTCGTCATGCCCAGAATACTAA
- a CDS encoding metal ABC transporter ATP-binding protein — protein sequence MRQDPIIEVRNICISNGKQCILDSVSLSVFKGDFFAIIGPNGAGKTTLLRAMLGLIPYESGEIFLFGKPADKTTRARIGYVPQHHPFDFSFPITVHEMVMTGRLGKKPGFIKRYSREDYNAASQALSRISAENLKNRPIHDLSGGERQRILIARALAGEPEILILDEPTVFVDTPTEEHFYNLLTALSQEITILMITHDIGVVSRHVNRVACLNRRLYQHESDQISSDMISKTYGCPVDLITHGDIPHRVLEKHGDES from the coding sequence ATGAGACAGGACCCGATTATCGAAGTCAGAAATATATGCATTTCTAATGGGAAACAATGCATACTTGATTCAGTTTCCCTTTCTGTATTCAAAGGGGATTTTTTCGCTATTATCGGGCCAAATGGTGCTGGAAAAACAACTCTTCTCCGTGCTATGCTCGGTCTCATCCCTTATGAATCAGGTGAAATTTTTCTGTTTGGAAAACCTGCAGATAAAACTACCCGGGCACGGATAGGTTATGTGCCACAGCATCATCCTTTTGACTTTTCCTTCCCCATTACCGTACATGAAATGGTAATGACCGGAAGACTTGGAAAAAAACCTGGTTTTATAAAAAGGTACTCTCGTGAGGATTATAATGCTGCATCACAGGCACTTTCACGTATTTCTGCTGAAAATCTAAAAAATCGTCCGATCCATGATCTTTCAGGCGGAGAGAGACAACGGATCCTGATAGCTCGTGCACTTGCCGGAGAACCGGAAATACTCATTCTTGATGAACCGACGGTATTTGTAGACACACCGACTGAAGAACATTTTTATAATCTTCTTACCGCACTTTCTCAAGAAATCACAATTCTTATGATAACTCATGATATCGGGGTTGTATCAAGACATGTAAACAGGGTGGCCTGTCTGAACAGACGCCTGTACCAACATGAGAGTGATCAGATATCATCTGACATGATCTCGAAAACATATGGTTGTCCTGTTGATCTTATCACCCATGGGGATATTCCTCACCGGGTACTAGAAAAGCACGGTGATGAATCATGA
- a CDS encoding EhaE family protein has protein sequence MSPEFFIGLILLIIGTWVSAFPRDREYLTRLINLEIPAFGLLLVALSFDETLALLTFIAVSTLTTFVLVLLIERRAKE, from the coding sequence ATGAGCCCTGAGTTTTTTATAGGTCTGATTCTGCTCATCATCGGAACGTGGGTAAGTGCCTTTCCCCGTGACCGGGAGTACCTGACCCGTCTTATCAACCTGGAGATTCCGGCATTCGGACTGCTCCTCGTTGCATTGTCATTTGATGAAACGCTGGCATTATTGACATTCATCGCAGTATCAACCCTGACTACCTTTGTTCTCGTGTTGTTGATTGAAAGGAGGGCAAAAGAATGA
- a CDS encoding metal ABC transporter permease, which produces MLEFLIPNNVMCHAVEAMLFASLGCALLSVLITQMNISSIGFTMSHAAFAGGSVGAFFGYAVLPSAVIVSILTAFLMGPLSDRTRMHTDTTLGVLFGTMMAVAIFFIALMQGTGKGFDASSLLYGNVISLYREEIYALALMSLIIVIFLFAFYKEVTAIVFHKRLAEIAGIKVKPVYYGILFLISVMVALSIPIVGGLLLYVWLVTPAAIAYQFCNTMQNMFIIAPLIAIIISVAGAVCGIVYSLPVGPLTAVIFSGVFIFAVAISPKRKIIFHKH; this is translated from the coding sequence ATGCTGGAATTTCTTATCCCAAATAATGTTATGTGCCATGCAGTGGAGGCGATGCTGTTTGCCTCCCTGGGCTGTGCTCTTTTAAGTGTTCTGATCACCCAGATGAACATCTCATCCATCGGATTTACTATGTCTCATGCTGCTTTTGCAGGAGGTTCAGTCGGGGCATTTTTTGGGTATGCTGTACTTCCATCGGCAGTTATTGTAAGCATTCTTACCGCTTTTCTGATGGGACCACTCAGTGACCGGACCAGGATGCATACCGATACTACCCTCGGGGTGCTCTTTGGGACTATGATGGCTGTAGCGATTTTTTTTATTGCACTCATGCAGGGAACCGGTAAAGGATTTGATGCAAGTTCACTGCTTTATGGGAATGTCATCTCCCTCTATCGGGAGGAGATCTATGCCCTGGCACTCATGTCTTTGATAATCGTCATTTTTCTTTTCGCATTTTACAAAGAGGTAACGGCAATTGTTTTTCACAAACGTCTTGCAGAAATTGCAGGTATAAAAGTGAAACCAGTATACTACGGAATCCTGTTTCTCATTTCTGTTATGGTAGCTCTTAGTATTCCAATTGTCGGTGGATTACTCCTGTATGTCTGGCTGGTAACACCTGCAGCGATTGCCTACCAGTTCTGTAATACTATGCAGAATATGTTCATCATTGCACCACTTATTGCAATAATAATCAGTGTGGCTGGCGCAGTATGTGGGATTGTATATTCTCTTCCAGTTGGGCCATTAACAGCAGTTATTTTTAGCGGTGTTTTTATTTTTGCTGTAGCAATATCACCAAAAAGAAAAATAATATTTCACAAGCATTAA
- a CDS encoding DUF2108 domain-containing protein, with product MNILLILLFCIIILIGGIYAGFARDPYAKLIAIGIIGGGIMPLIVARGYVDVAAALAVIIPLSTIFVLQLCKKGAE from the coding sequence ATGAACATCCTGTTGATCCTATTATTTTGTATCATTATCCTAATCGGAGGGATATATGCAGGATTCGCACGGGATCCCTATGCAAAACTTATCGCAATCGGAATTATTGGAGGAGGTATAATGCCCCTCATTGTTGCACGTGGGTATGTGGATGTGGCAGCAGCCCTTGCAGTGATAATACCACTTTCAACAATTTTCGTTCTTCAGCTCTGTAAAAAGGGGGCTGAATGA
- a CDS encoding DUF2109 domain-containing protein → MEDPEMSISGSEELLNMVSGPFSTSQISPPSESAELAALICGLIALYAVIRIILEQDVMRKLPFLNVFSFAIAGIMALLIPHPLGIIAAAAYFVGSTFESNAIASTWAGGVEE, encoded by the coding sequence ATGGAGGATCCGGAGATGAGCATCAGTGGATCAGAAGAACTGCTCAACATGGTTTCCGGGCCATTTTCTACCTCACAGATTAGCCCCCCATCTGAAAGTGCAGAACTTGCTGCATTAATCTGTGGGCTGATTGCTCTCTATGCAGTCATCAGAATTATTCTTGAACAGGATGTCATGCGAAAACTGCCATTCCTGAATGTATTTAGTTTTGCAATTGCAGGGATAATGGCCCTTCTTATTCCTCACCCGCTTGGAATTATTGCCGCTGCAGCCTACTTCGTCGGCTCAACATTTGAATCAAATGCTATAGCAAGCACATGGGCCGGAGGGGTAGAGGAATGA